The window GGTAATGGCACTAGTACCTTTTGGATCTGCAAATGGGATGGCAAGTGAGCTTAATATTCCTGTGAATGTCTCTCAGGCGCTTCATATTTTAATTCACGGCAGGGTTAAAATAATTGATACCATTACAATTAACAAAAGGCTTTGCATACACCTTTCAGATATTGGATTAAATGCAAAAGTGATAAAACGTTTTGAAGAGGAGAAAGTAAGGGGAATTTATGGATATGCAAAACAGTTTTTCAAAGAGTTATGGTATTATAAGCCTTCCCGGTATGTGTTTTTGTATAATAATTTAAAGTTTAAAAAAAGAGCCCATGTAGTAGCAATTGCTAATGCCACACGTTATGGAACAGGGGCAGTAATTAATCCAAACGGAAAAATTGATGATGGCAAATTTGAAGTTTGCATTGTTAAGCCCTATCCTTTTTGGGGAATTTTTACAATAACCGCAGCTATCTTCCTTGGTTATTTAGATAAAATAAAGTATGCAGATATCAGGAGCTTTACAAAAATAACGATCATAAATAAGAGCAATCAACCCTTACATATAGATGGCGAAATTATTGAATTAGCAAGTGTAATTGAAGCGGAAATAAATCCCTTAAGCCTTAAAATAATTGTACCCTTATAAGGATTATTACAAAAAAAAATTTGAAAATGAATGAGCGACACATATCCATAAAAAAAACTGCAAGGTATTTTGTTTCAGGAGAAGTAACTAATGCAATCAATTCTGTTTGGATTGTTTGCCATGGCTACGGGCAATTGGCCAATTATTTTCTGCGAAAATTTGAAGTGCTTAACAATGGTAAAAACTTAATAGTAGCACCTGAGGGTTTGCATCGCTTTTACCTTGGAGGGTATTCTGGCAGAGTTGGGGCATCCTGGATGACAAAGGAAGATAGAATGAATGATATTAAGGATTATATTCATTTTCTGGATGATTTGTATTTGGAGATATTAAATTCATTTAATGGTAGGAAAGTAAAAATTAATGTATTGGGATTTTCACAAGGGA is drawn from Bacteroidota bacterium and contains these coding sequences:
- a CDS encoding dienelactone hydrolase family protein — encoded protein: MNERHISIKKTARYFVSGEVTNAINSVWIVCHGYGQLANYFLRKFEVLNNGKNLIVAPEGLHRFYLGGYSGRVGASWMTKEDRMNDIKDYIHFLDDLYLEILNSFNGRKVKINVLGFSQGTATVCRWLVNKKSKVNNLIIWAGGFPSDLAFEPDKTLFDSMGIYMVFGDKDEFISAEEFESQEKVLKQHKIEYNLIRFEGKHEINSQVLTELSKKI
- a CDS encoding diacylglycerol kinase family lipid kinase, which gives rise to MIVDKKKVLYVINPLSGGNDKTPFVDSLQNFSMENNMEYKVFYTTGNNDFILLKEQILDFNPEIIIAVGGDGTCNLVGSTIVNTNKVMALVPFGSANGMASELNIPVNVSQALHILIHGRVKIIDTITINKRLCIHLSDIGLNAKVIKRFEEEKVRGIYGYAKQFFKELWYYKPSRYVFLYNNLKFKKRAHVVAIANATRYGTGAVINPNGKIDDGKFEVCIVKPYPFWGIFTITAAIFLGYLDKIKYADIRSFTKITIINKSNQPLHIDGEIIELASVIEAEINPLSLKIIVPL